GTCACCATTCCTATGGGCTTCCCCTCCCGAGAGGTTACTAGGACGTAGTCTACACCCCTCTCAGCCATAATTTGAGCTAGCCGCGTAATACTCTCGTCGTAGTTAACCATAGCTGGATCTCCAACAACCACGTCAGCTACGCGTAGCTTAACCTCGGCCAAACGTAAACCCCGATTTAGCCCTCAACAAACTCTAAATTAAAGCTTTAGGTATTTAACGGGAAACCGCTTAATAGTGTTAAGCTAAGGGGGAGAGGGCTTAAGGTTAAACTAGGCCGTATAATCGTTAGGCTCGAAGCTAACCATTAGCTTTAATCGTATATGCTATTCGGATCAACGCGTAGTAATGGTGCTCCTACCCGGCGGTATGAAGCGCTGTATTTCCTCGATCGATATAGCCTTAACCTTCTCGACTAGGCTACTTTCTACCCGTTTAACTATTTCCTCTTTTACGGCTTTAGCTATCCGACCCGCTTCCTGATCTCCTGGAGCTAGAACAACGTAGGCCTTAGCCCTCATCGATATAGCGTTTACAGGTCCGGCGATAAGGTTTCCGTCACCATCAATCCCTATACCTACCCTTAACGGTACGTTCTTAACGTAGTTCCTATGCCCCCGTACCATGAAGGCGCCCCGCGGTAAATATTCTCCTGAAGGAGCCTCCTTGGATACCTGCTCCCCAAACACGTAGTAAACGTCTATGGAGTGTAATCCTAGCGTCCAAGCGCGTGAATAAGCCGCCGCGAATTGAGCCGCTTCATCTATAACTGTTTGCGGTAGCTCCTTACCCGCTGTTTTAACCACAACTACGGGGGCGCCTTGTATATCGGCATGTAGGAAGAGGTCCTTATCCTCAAGATACTTTTTAACTATTACCTCGTTTTGTACGGCATCCCTCCCACCTATAACGAGTAAGCCGTTAGAGGTAAAGAACCATCGATACTTCTCATACCACTTCTTACGCCGGGCTCTTCTAGGCTTAGGTATAGCCTTTACTTTTTCGCTAGCCTTTACTTTTTCCTCCTCCAGCTTTTTAGCTAACCTCTTAAGGGCCTCCTCACCCCTCCTTATCTTCCCCCGTATTGTCTTCGCTTCATCGTAATACTTCGAAGCGCTCCTTAAAACGCTACCGGTTAAACTTACTTTAAACTCAAGTCCATCCAGGTGTACCTTAACGCTCTCATCTATGGGCTCTACGTCCTTTACAAGCCTCAACGGGCTTTCAGGGTCGAATACCCTTTTTTCAACAACCTCCTTTAAGTCGCGCCACTTTAAGCCTTGAACCCTTAGCTTATTTACCTCGTCTATAACGCTTTGAATGAGCGTAGCATGCTTCGTTATGGTTTCAGCTACCTTCAGATTAAACTGTTCCTCCTCCTTTAACCTAGCTATTTTAGCCTCCGTTTCCTTAATCGATTTACGTAACCCCTCAACCACCATCTCCGCATCCTTTAACGCTTTAAGCTTTGCCTCCTCCATCCTCATCCTCTCGAAGTACTCATCGACGGCTTCGTTAAAGCTCGGAAACGGAACCTGCTCAAAGCCCTTCATCGAGAGGAACTCGAAGGGGAGCACGTTGAAGTACTCTCCACCCTTAACTAATAGCCGAGGCTCCAGGCTGGATGATCGAGCTCTACCTATAAGCTCTAAGCACGATCGATAGAGCCTACCTAACTCATCCTCTGTCAACCCGTTGGCTTTAACATTCGCTTTAACCCCGCTTCTAACACATACCTCCTCAGCTAGCTCCGGAGGGATAGATAACCGGTTAATTAATGTCTTTACAACTATATCCTCAGAGCCTTTAAAGGTCTGCTCGAACTCCTGAAGGCTAAGGCTTGTTATCGGTGGACCCTTTAAAGGCGGCGCTACGTAAACCTCACCCTTCACAATGTTTCGATCGCGCATCCGCTTTTGATGTAGAGCCGTAACTATCCTATTATCTTCACCCACCAGAATTACGTTACCCTCCCTAAACAACTCAAATATTAAGGTAAACCTTTCCCCCCTAACCTTCACCCTAACCATTAATACGCGGTCAAAGTCATATT
The genomic region above belongs to Candidatus Nezhaarchaeales archaeon and contains:
- the rqcH gene encoding ribosome rescue protein RqcH; the protein is MEKPWFNGTSKSLNHPDAVKSLKEAFEYRKLSLTALDVAAMAAELNHKLAMGRIVNVYQLMDGALLLKIRVKSGELLNLMVEPKRRVSLTRFEEEKPRQPPSFCLSLRRRVKGGFIEAVEQYDFDRVLMVRVKVRGERFTLIFELFREGNVILVGEDNRIVTALHQKRMRDRNIVKGEVYVAPPLKGPPITSLSLQEFEQTFKGSEDIVVKTLINRLSIPPELAEEVCVRSGVKANVKANGLTEDELGRLYRSCLELIGRARSSSLEPRLLVKGGEYFNVLPFEFLSMKGFEQVPFPSFNEAVDEYFERMRMEEAKLKALKDAEMVVEGLRKSIKETEAKIARLKEEEQFNLKVAETITKHATLIQSVIDEVNKLRVQGLKWRDLKEVVEKRVFDPESPLRLVKDVEPIDESVKVHLDGLEFKVSLTGSVLRSASKYYDEAKTIRGKIRRGEEALKRLAKKLEEEKVKASEKVKAIPKPRRARRKKWYEKYRWFFTSNGLLVIGGRDAVQNEVIVKKYLEDKDLFLHADIQGAPVVVVKTAGKELPQTVIDEAAQFAAAYSRAWTLGLHSIDVYYVFGEQVSKEAPSGEYLPRGAFMVRGHRNYVKNVPLRVGIGIDGDGNLIAGPVNAISMRAKAYVVLAPGDQEAGRIAKAVKEEIVKRVESSLVEKVKAISIEEIQRFIPPGRSTITTR